A DNA window from Brassica napus cultivar Da-Ae chromosome C1, Da-Ae, whole genome shotgun sequence contains the following coding sequences:
- the LOC106427257 gene encoding uncharacterized protein LOC106427257 isoform X2: MRVSRAVKMLRRKSGFEKDTRLKVACLAIVSSVLLSTNLKMKMLKEHVQLLGDIDEFLAFPWGRLAFNMLMNSIKKKDEISLSQNTIALQGFALALQLVIVEAVPSLTEVVQEACSSSESDSDDDDTDLRSNKSKKQTLSHAHAREVDKKSEVLVMSIIPQDPLHPVDESILVVKDDVEDTKVDNLLKLIHANHCFSKSMFKGGLTKQEVERMRESAKVAAKRKQPTSKQTTMKETTAGVIDESTIKPIILAAMKPEISKIDVSIASIIRSVKEVSSSAALQQATVLGAVDAMLVAFKQEIMSSIVKSPQEVAEQNNDNLQTSQTRVFGEHEGQCPPSQRPQEHTPSVVNRSRSGTSRNAKPSGEDANDQIINSVMESLSQYSTPPRSAQRCPVRLSNRHPCLLPALPSRRTTHWMS; this comes from the exons ATGCGGGTATCTAGGGCAGTCAAGATGCTTCGTAGGAAGTCCGGTTTTGAAAAAGATACCAGGCTGAAAGTCGCTTGCCTAGCCATTGTTTCCTCTGTTCTCCTTTCTACGAACCTTAAGATGAAGATGTTGAAAGAACACGTCCAGCTACTTGGTGATATAGATGAGTTTTTGGCATTTCCGTGGGGGAGATTGGCATTCAACATGCTTATGAAtagcattaagaaaaaagacGAGATCTCCCTATCTCAAAATACGATTGCGCTCCAGGGTTTTGCTTTAGCCCTCCAGCTAGTAATTGTTGAAGCAGTTCCATCACTTACCGAAGTTGTTCAAGAAGCATGCTCCTCATCCGAGTCTGACAGCGATGATGACGACACAGACCTTAGGTCAAACAAGTCCAAGAAGCAGACGTTGAGCCATGCCCACGCACGAGAAGTCGATAAAAAATCAGAG GTTCTTGTTATGAGCATCATTCCCCAAGACCCTCTTCACCCGGTTGATGAGTCTATTCTTGTAGTAAAAGACGATGTCGAAGATACTAAAGTCGACAACCTTCTGAAGTTGATTCATGCGAATCATTGTTTTTCAAAGTCCATGTTTAAAGGGGGCCTAACAAAACAGGAAGTTGAGAGAATGAGAGAGTCAGCCAAAGTTGCGGCCAAACGAAAGCAACCCACATCGAAGCAAACCACTATGAAGGAAACCACCGCTGGAGTCATAGATGAATCTACTATCAAGCCAATTATTCTTGCCGCCATGAAACCCGAGATTTCAAAAATAGATGTCTCAATTGCATCAATAATCCGGAGCGTGAAAGAGGTGTCTAGCTCTGCGGCCCTGCAACAAGCTACTGTGCTTGGAGCAGTCGATGCAATGCTTGTAGCTTTCAAACAGGAAATTATGTCGTCCATTGTCAAGTCACCTCAAGAGGTTGCTGAACAGAACAACGACAACCTTCAGACATCCCAGACCCGAGTTTTCGGAGAACACGAAGGACAGTGTCCCCCTTCGCAACGGCCACAAGAACATACACCATCCGTTGTCAATAGAAGCAGGTCAGGTACCTCCCGTAACGCAAAGCCATCAGGTGAAGACGCCAATGACCAGATTATCAATAGTGTGATGGAGAGCCTTAGTCAGTATTCCACACCTCCTCGGTCTGCCCAACGCTGCCCG GTGAGACTCAGCAACAGACATCCCTGTCTGCTACCAGCATTACCAAGCAGGAGAACGACCCACTG GATGAGCTAG
- the LOC106427257 gene encoding uncharacterized protein LOC106427257 isoform X3, with translation MRVSRAVKMLRRKSGFEKDTRLKVACLAIVSSVLLSTNLKMKMLKEHVQLLGDIDEFLAFPWGRLAFNMLMNSIKKKDEISLSQNTIALQGFALALQLVIVEAVPSLTEVVQEACSSSESDSDDDDTDLRSNKSKKQTLSHAHAREVDKKSEVLVMSIIPQDPLHPVDESILVVKDDVEDTKVDNLLKLIHANHCFSKSMFKGGLTKQEVERMRESAKVAAKRKQPTSKQTTMKETTAGVIDESTIKPIILAAMKPEISKIDVSIASIIRSVKEVSSSAALQQATVLGAVDAMLVAFKQEIMSSIVKSPQEVAEQNNDNLQTSQTRVFGEHEGQCPPSQRPQEHTPSVVNRSRSGTSRNAKPSGEDANDQIINSVMESLSQYSTPPRSAQRCPAKISNPLKWSS, from the exons ATGCGGGTATCTAGGGCAGTCAAGATGCTTCGTAGGAAGTCCGGTTTTGAAAAAGATACCAGGCTGAAAGTCGCTTGCCTAGCCATTGTTTCCTCTGTTCTCCTTTCTACGAACCTTAAGATGAAGATGTTGAAAGAACACGTCCAGCTACTTGGTGATATAGATGAGTTTTTGGCATTTCCGTGGGGGAGATTGGCATTCAACATGCTTATGAAtagcattaagaaaaaagacGAGATCTCCCTATCTCAAAATACGATTGCGCTCCAGGGTTTTGCTTTAGCCCTCCAGCTAGTAATTGTTGAAGCAGTTCCATCACTTACCGAAGTTGTTCAAGAAGCATGCTCCTCATCCGAGTCTGACAGCGATGATGACGACACAGACCTTAGGTCAAACAAGTCCAAGAAGCAGACGTTGAGCCATGCCCACGCACGAGAAGTCGATAAAAAATCAGAG GTTCTTGTTATGAGCATCATTCCCCAAGACCCTCTTCACCCGGTTGATGAGTCTATTCTTGTAGTAAAAGACGATGTCGAAGATACTAAAGTCGACAACCTTCTGAAGTTGATTCATGCGAATCATTGTTTTTCAAAGTCCATGTTTAAAGGGGGCCTAACAAAACAGGAAGTTGAGAGAATGAGAGAGTCAGCCAAAGTTGCGGCCAAACGAAAGCAACCCACATCGAAGCAAACCACTATGAAGGAAACCACCGCTGGAGTCATAGATGAATCTACTATCAAGCCAATTATTCTTGCCGCCATGAAACCCGAGATTTCAAAAATAGATGTCTCAATTGCATCAATAATCCGGAGCGTGAAAGAGGTGTCTAGCTCTGCGGCCCTGCAACAAGCTACTGTGCTTGGAGCAGTCGATGCAATGCTTGTAGCTTTCAAACAGGAAATTATGTCGTCCATTGTCAAGTCACCTCAAGAGGTTGCTGAACAGAACAACGACAACCTTCAGACATCCCAGACCCGAGTTTTCGGAGAACACGAAGGACAGTGTCCCCCTTCGCAACGGCCACAAGAACATACACCATCCGTTGTCAATAGAAGCAGGTCAGGTACCTCCCGTAACGCAAAGCCATCAGGTGAAGACGCCAATGACCAGATTATCAATAGTGTGATGGAGAGCCTTAGTCAGTATTCCACACCTCCTCGGTCTGCCCAACGCTGCCCG GCAAAAATCTCTAACCCACTCAAGTGGTCATCATGA
- the LOC106427257 gene encoding uncharacterized protein LOC106427257 isoform X4: protein MRVSRAVKMLRRKSGFEKDTRLKVACLAIVSSVLLSTNLKMKMLKEHVQLLGDIDEFLAFPWGRLAFNMLMNSIKKKDEISLSQNTIALQGFALALQLVIVEAVPSLTEVVQEACSSSESDSDDDDTDLRSNKSKKQTLSHAHAREVDKKSEVLVMSIIPQDPLHPVDESILVVKDDVEDTKVDNLLKLIHANHCFSKSMFKGGLTKQEVERMRESAKVAAKRKQPTSKQTTMKETTAGVIDESTIKPIILAAMKPEISKIDVSIASIIRSVKEVSSSAALQQATVLGAVDAMLVAFKQEIMSSIVKSPQEVAEQNNDNLQTSQTRVFGEHEGQCPPSQRPQEHTPSVVNRSRSGTSRNAKPSGEDANDQIINSVMESLSQYSTPPRSAQRCPI from the exons ATGCGGGTATCTAGGGCAGTCAAGATGCTTCGTAGGAAGTCCGGTTTTGAAAAAGATACCAGGCTGAAAGTCGCTTGCCTAGCCATTGTTTCCTCTGTTCTCCTTTCTACGAACCTTAAGATGAAGATGTTGAAAGAACACGTCCAGCTACTTGGTGATATAGATGAGTTTTTGGCATTTCCGTGGGGGAGATTGGCATTCAACATGCTTATGAAtagcattaagaaaaaagacGAGATCTCCCTATCTCAAAATACGATTGCGCTCCAGGGTTTTGCTTTAGCCCTCCAGCTAGTAATTGTTGAAGCAGTTCCATCACTTACCGAAGTTGTTCAAGAAGCATGCTCCTCATCCGAGTCTGACAGCGATGATGACGACACAGACCTTAGGTCAAACAAGTCCAAGAAGCAGACGTTGAGCCATGCCCACGCACGAGAAGTCGATAAAAAATCAGAG GTTCTTGTTATGAGCATCATTCCCCAAGACCCTCTTCACCCGGTTGATGAGTCTATTCTTGTAGTAAAAGACGATGTCGAAGATACTAAAGTCGACAACCTTCTGAAGTTGATTCATGCGAATCATTGTTTTTCAAAGTCCATGTTTAAAGGGGGCCTAACAAAACAGGAAGTTGAGAGAATGAGAGAGTCAGCCAAAGTTGCGGCCAAACGAAAGCAACCCACATCGAAGCAAACCACTATGAAGGAAACCACCGCTGGAGTCATAGATGAATCTACTATCAAGCCAATTATTCTTGCCGCCATGAAACCCGAGATTTCAAAAATAGATGTCTCAATTGCATCAATAATCCGGAGCGTGAAAGAGGTGTCTAGCTCTGCGGCCCTGCAACAAGCTACTGTGCTTGGAGCAGTCGATGCAATGCTTGTAGCTTTCAAACAGGAAATTATGTCGTCCATTGTCAAGTCACCTCAAGAGGTTGCTGAACAGAACAACGACAACCTTCAGACATCCCAGACCCGAGTTTTCGGAGAACACGAAGGACAGTGTCCCCCTTCGCAACGGCCACAAGAACATACACCATCCGTTGTCAATAGAAGCAGGTCAGGTACCTCCCGTAACGCAAAGCCATCAGGTGAAGACGCCAATGACCAGATTATCAATAGTGTGATGGAGAGCCTTAGTCAGTATTCCACACCTCCTCGGTCTGCCCAACGCTGCCCG ATCTAA
- the LOC106427257 gene encoding uncharacterized protein LOC106427257 isoform X1 translates to MRVSRAVKMLRRKSGFEKDTRLKVACLAIVSSVLLSTNLKMKMLKEHVQLLGDIDEFLAFPWGRLAFNMLMNSIKKKDEISLSQNTIALQGFALALQLVIVEAVPSLTEVVQEACSSSESDSDDDDTDLRSNKSKKQTLSHAHAREVDKKSEVLVMSIIPQDPLHPVDESILVVKDDVEDTKVDNLLKLIHANHCFSKSMFKGGLTKQEVERMRESAKVAAKRKQPTSKQTTMKETTAGVIDESTIKPIILAAMKPEISKIDVSIASIIRSVKEVSSSAALQQATVLGAVDAMLVAFKQEIMSSIVKSPQEVAEQNNDNLQTSQTRVFGEHEGQCPPSQRPQEHTPSVVNRSRSGTSRNAKPSGEDANDQIINSVMESLSQYSTPPRSAQRCPPKYSLQIRIHRMLSFNLFIFFIPTFRREI, encoded by the exons ATGCGGGTATCTAGGGCAGTCAAGATGCTTCGTAGGAAGTCCGGTTTTGAAAAAGATACCAGGCTGAAAGTCGCTTGCCTAGCCATTGTTTCCTCTGTTCTCCTTTCTACGAACCTTAAGATGAAGATGTTGAAAGAACACGTCCAGCTACTTGGTGATATAGATGAGTTTTTGGCATTTCCGTGGGGGAGATTGGCATTCAACATGCTTATGAAtagcattaagaaaaaagacGAGATCTCCCTATCTCAAAATACGATTGCGCTCCAGGGTTTTGCTTTAGCCCTCCAGCTAGTAATTGTTGAAGCAGTTCCATCACTTACCGAAGTTGTTCAAGAAGCATGCTCCTCATCCGAGTCTGACAGCGATGATGACGACACAGACCTTAGGTCAAACAAGTCCAAGAAGCAGACGTTGAGCCATGCCCACGCACGAGAAGTCGATAAAAAATCAGAG GTTCTTGTTATGAGCATCATTCCCCAAGACCCTCTTCACCCGGTTGATGAGTCTATTCTTGTAGTAAAAGACGATGTCGAAGATACTAAAGTCGACAACCTTCTGAAGTTGATTCATGCGAATCATTGTTTTTCAAAGTCCATGTTTAAAGGGGGCCTAACAAAACAGGAAGTTGAGAGAATGAGAGAGTCAGCCAAAGTTGCGGCCAAACGAAAGCAACCCACATCGAAGCAAACCACTATGAAGGAAACCACCGCTGGAGTCATAGATGAATCTACTATCAAGCCAATTATTCTTGCCGCCATGAAACCCGAGATTTCAAAAATAGATGTCTCAATTGCATCAATAATCCGGAGCGTGAAAGAGGTGTCTAGCTCTGCGGCCCTGCAACAAGCTACTGTGCTTGGAGCAGTCGATGCAATGCTTGTAGCTTTCAAACAGGAAATTATGTCGTCCATTGTCAAGTCACCTCAAGAGGTTGCTGAACAGAACAACGACAACCTTCAGACATCCCAGACCCGAGTTTTCGGAGAACACGAAGGACAGTGTCCCCCTTCGCAACGGCCACAAGAACATACACCATCCGTTGTCAATAGAAGCAGGTCAGGTACCTCCCGTAACGCAAAGCCATCAGGTGAAGACGCCAATGACCAGATTATCAATAGTGTGATGGAGAGCCTTAGTCAGTATTCCACACCTCCTCGGTCTGCCCAACGCTGCCCG CCAAAATATAGTCTGCAGATCCGGATTCATCGTATGCTGAGTTTcaacttatttatatttttcataccAACTTTCCGACGCGAGATCTAA
- the LOC106427260 gene encoding probable transcriptional regulator RABBIT EARS has product MHGGAWMWNHSKNEELEDDDESWEVKAFERDTKGNIYGTTWPPRSYTCNFCRREFRSAQALGGHMNVHRRDRGSKAHQGPAVRSGGGSGGGRTTFLSSCVPPSTTLIIQSTASNSEGLSHFNQLQNPNGMFGNSSDMVNFYGTTPFPSSNLEFSLLNSSVEVPPRLIQYPTGDDEKAGSMKETTRTSVNEPDLELRLGHKPP; this is encoded by the coding sequence ATGCACGGTGGTGCATGGATGTGGAATCATAGCAAAAACGAAGAATTGGAGGACGATGATGAATCTTGGGAAGTCAAAGCTTTCGAGCGAGACACTAAAGGCAACATCTATGGTACCACTTGGCCTCCAAGATCTTACACTTGCAATTTCTGCCGCCGTGAGTTCCGTTCTGCTCAAGCCTTAGGCGGTCACATGAATGTCCACCGCCGTGACCGTGGCTCTAAGGCTCATCAAGGTCCTGCGGTTAGAAGCGGTGGCGGCAGCGGAGGCGGTAGGACAACGTTTCTCAGTTCTTGTGTTCCACCGTCGACAACGCTTATAATCCAATCCACGGCGAGTAACAGTGAAGGCTTGTCCCACTTCAACCAATTGCAAAACCCTAATGGCATGTTTGGTAATTCCAGTGATATGGTGAATTTTTATGGTACTACGCCGTTTCCTTCGAGCAACCTTGAGTTTTCGTTGTTGAACTCGTCGGTAGAGGTTCCTCCTAGGCTTATACAATATCCGACAGGAGATGATGAGAAAGCTGGCTCGATGAAAGAGACGACGAGAACATCAGTGAATGAGCCTGATCTTGAACTTCGACTAGGGCACAAGCCACCGTGA